The Carnobacterium divergens genome includes a window with the following:
- a CDS encoding response regulator transcription factor: MKILMIEDNQSVCEMMEMFFLKEDWDATFKQDGKEGLDAFLTQPNAWDIITLDLNLPTMDGIQICREIRKVSKIVPIIMLTAKDSESDQVIGLEMGADDYVTKPFSPLTLIARIKALHRRADLGHEEGVGSPAKNTDFEVETDHLKINTKTREAFLYHKPIEGLTPKEFELLYTLAKNPKQVFSREQLLTIVWDYQYYGDERTVDAHIKKLRQKIEKTGPQVIQTVWGVGYKFDDTGVE, from the coding sequence ATGAAAATATTAATGATTGAAGACAACCAATCTGTCTGTGAAATGATGGAAATGTTCTTCTTAAAAGAAGATTGGGATGCAACTTTTAAACAAGATGGGAAGGAAGGCTTAGATGCTTTTTTAACGCAACCAAATGCGTGGGACATTATTACCTTAGATTTAAATTTACCAACAATGGATGGCATTCAAATATGCCGTGAAATTCGAAAAGTGTCAAAAATCGTTCCAATTATCATGTTGACGGCAAAAGATTCTGAAAGCGATCAAGTGATTGGGTTAGAAATGGGAGCAGATGATTATGTCACAAAACCATTTAGTCCATTAACGTTAATTGCCCGTATTAAAGCCCTTCATCGTCGCGCGGATTTAGGACATGAGGAAGGCGTAGGAAGTCCAGCAAAAAATACAGATTTTGAAGTTGAAACGGATCACCTTAAAATCAATACTAAAACAAGAGAAGCCTTTTTGTATCATAAACCAATTGAAGGACTTACACCAAAAGAGTTTGAATTGCTATACACACTGGCTAAAAATCCAAAACAAGTTTTTTCAAGAGAACAGCTATTGACGATCGTTTGGGATTATCAATACTATGGCGATGAACGAACGGTTGATGCCCATATTAAAAAGTTGCGTCAAAAAATTGAAAAAACAGGTCCACAAGTGATTCAAACAGTTTGGGGTGTTGGATACAAATTTGATGACACTGGAGTTGAATAG
- a CDS encoding FtsX-like permease family protein has protein sequence MSLMERAVLSIRHRPVKNSLLFLIYIGIASTFYVLFSIQNQLSNSLLYLNDALSFNQKHQIALAKSFKTLLANVTQQQQTLNHYLVLIVIFSLLFLLALQSFFLYQRKKEFQNFSLIGEKKKNLFAQILLENVLVLNVALLSLVVILSFFTRPITTQIQQLELNFIHSNQVALSVSPHQESLNNEPSQSDNEMKVTRFNTTLPITRSQENFTVNFATTVQDYLKFILVMNAFIASSLILPTFYFVQRSNSFN, from the coding sequence ATGTCATTGATGGAACGGGCCGTTTTAAGTATTCGACATCGACCTGTCAAAAACAGTCTATTATTTCTAATCTACATTGGCATTGCCTCTACGTTCTATGTCCTCTTTTCTATTCAAAATCAGTTGAGTAATTCCTTACTCTATTTAAATGATGCCTTATCCTTTAATCAAAAGCATCAAATTGCACTTGCTAAATCTTTTAAAACCTTATTAGCAAATGTTACGCAACAACAACAGACGCTTAATCACTATTTGGTACTGATAGTGATCTTCTCTTTGCTTTTCTTACTGGCACTTCAATCTTTCTTTTTATATCAACGAAAAAAAGAATTTCAAAATTTTAGTTTAATTGGAGAAAAAAAGAAGAACCTGTTCGCACAAATCTTATTAGAAAATGTTCTTGTTTTAAATGTTGCGTTATTGAGTTTAGTTGTTATTTTAAGTTTTTTTACTCGTCCAATTACCACTCAAATTCAACAACTTGAATTAAATTTTATTCATAGCAATCAAGTGGCACTATCTGTCTCTCCACACCAGGAATCCTTAAACAATGAACCAAGTCAGTCTGATAATGAAATGAAGGTGACTCGTTTTAATACTACTTTGCCGATTACGCGTTCTCAAGAGAATTTCACGGTGAACTTTGCGACTACTGTTCAAGATTATTTAAAGTTTATTTTAGTAATGAACGCTTTTATTGCAAGCAGCTTAATTTTGCCCACTTTCTATTTTGTCCAAAGAAGCAACTCGTTTAATTGA
- a CDS encoding DNA-directed RNA polymerase subunit beta, whose amino-acid sequence MKENKIRTTPMPFALKVLIVLVLIIMTFLIGAMIGFGVLGDGNPFAVFSSATWKHIFSYFSKGT is encoded by the coding sequence TTGAAAGAGAATAAAATAAGAACTACTCCAATGCCCTTTGCATTGAAAGTATTGATTGTGCTTGTCTTGATCATAATGACCTTTTTAATAGGAGCAATGATTGGCTTTGGTGTTTTAGGGGATGGCAATCCTTTTGCAGTCTTTAGTAGTGCAACTTGGAAGCACATTTTCAGTTATTTTAGTAAGGGAACTTAA
- a CDS encoding ATP-binding protein — protein MLAFFAVILTILVIIGISFSNFASSTVYKNTEKQLYGYAQSVIDDGLINQVDLIQVVLKSQNVNMSIFNEEKQMIAPKQEQNYSLNISEKDWKTLQAGNQIASSINNTDFLGNKVEQIRVFQPFFKRDTGKFAGVVAVEAPVSGVESSIKDLKHNLFIALLLSSVGAMFLSFFLAKYQVNRINRMRKATHRISQGDFDVYLENKDRDEFDDLAEDFNGMARSLKASHEEIERQENRRRQFMADAAHEMRTPLTTINGLLEGLEYDMIPENQKKRSIQLMQNETRRLIRLVNENLDYEKIRSNQISLTKQTFNAEEALTVIVEQLKTKANDAGNQLELNCPADLTVYADYDRFVQIIVNILQNAIQFTTDGSIVIKGSKTLTETIIEIQDNGIGMTAQEVENIWERYYKADVSRKNTKYGESGLGLAIVQQLMNLHQANVTVTSEKGVGTTFKLAFPIETTDKKD, from the coding sequence ATGTTGGCATTTTTTGCAGTAATTTTGACCATTTTAGTCATTATTGGCATTTCGTTTTCAAATTTTGCTAGTAGTACCGTTTATAAAAATACTGAAAAACAATTATATGGTTATGCACAATCAGTTATTGATGATGGTTTAATTAATCAAGTTGATTTGATTCAAGTGGTGTTAAAAAGTCAAAATGTAAATATGTCTATTTTCAATGAAGAAAAACAAATGATTGCTCCTAAACAAGAACAAAATTACTCTTTAAACATTTCTGAAAAAGATTGGAAAACATTGCAAGCTGGGAATCAGATTGCTTCTTCAATTAACAATACCGACTTTTTAGGAAACAAAGTGGAGCAAATTCGAGTTTTTCAACCATTTTTTAAGCGAGACACAGGAAAATTTGCCGGTGTAGTAGCTGTTGAAGCTCCAGTTAGTGGGGTAGAGTCTAGTATTAAGGACTTAAAGCATAACTTATTTATTGCGTTATTACTTTCTAGCGTGGGAGCGATGTTTTTAAGTTTCTTTTTAGCAAAATATCAAGTCAACCGAATTAATCGAATGCGAAAAGCAACTCATCGCATTTCCCAAGGGGATTTTGATGTCTATTTAGAAAATAAAGATCGTGATGAATTTGATGACTTGGCAGAAGATTTTAATGGTATGGCACGCTCTTTAAAAGCTTCTCATGAAGAAATTGAGCGTCAGGAGAACCGTAGACGTCAATTTATGGCAGATGCAGCTCATGAGATGCGCACGCCGTTAACGACGATTAACGGCTTGTTAGAAGGCTTAGAATACGATATGATTCCTGAAAATCAGAAAAAGCGTAGCATTCAGTTGATGCAAAATGAAACAAGGAGACTGATTCGTTTAGTAAATGAAAATCTTGATTATGAAAAAATCCGTTCAAATCAAATTAGTTTAACAAAACAAACTTTCAATGCAGAAGAAGCCTTAACGGTGATTGTAGAGCAACTAAAAACGAAAGCCAATGATGCTGGAAATCAATTAGAATTAAACTGCCCAGCAGATTTAACCGTATATGCTGATTATGATCGATTCGTTCAAATTATTGTAAATATTCTTCAAAATGCAATTCAATTTACAACGGATGGCAGTATTGTTATTAAGGGTTCAAAAACGTTAACTGAAACAATTATTGAAATTCAAGATAATGGAATTGGAATGACAGCACAAGAAGTTGAAAACATTTGGGAACGATACTACAAAGCAGATGTTTCAAGAAAAAACACCAAGTATGGTGAGTCTGGATTAGGATTGGCGATTGTTCAACAATTGATGAATTTACATCAAGCGAACGTAACGGTCACAAGTGAAAAAGGAGTAGGGACTACTTTTAAGCTTGCATTTCCAATTGAAACAACGGATAAAAAGGATTAA
- a CDS encoding GRP family sugar transporter: MDILIAMIPALAWGSIGLVSNKVGGTAYNQTLGMTIGAFIFSIGIYFVYQPVIDMKVMIAGVLSGLFWVLGQQQQFQSMKYMGVSGALPISTGGQLIANTLAGAILFGEWQTTRDVSIGTIALVILILGARFTAVTDHKEEGKNHQLKKGLQAIGISTIGYALYTITVKAANVDAMAVILPQSIGMLIGAIIFSIKQDVMNKYTARNLITGLLWAIGNIFMLIAMKKIGLAVSFSLSQTGIIISTLGGIWLLGEKKTKREFRYVIIGCLLVIAGGMLLGYLKA, translated from the coding sequence ATGGATATTTTAATTGCAATGATCCCCGCATTAGCTTGGGGAAGTATTGGTTTAGTAAGTAATAAAGTCGGTGGAACTGCCTATAATCAAACACTTGGAATGACCATTGGCGCATTTATTTTTTCAATTGGCATTTATTTTGTCTACCAACCAGTAATCGATATGAAAGTGATGATTGCAGGAGTGTTATCGGGTTTATTTTGGGTTCTTGGTCAACAGCAACAATTTCAAAGTATGAAATATATGGGCGTTTCAGGAGCCTTACCTATTTCAACTGGCGGTCAATTGATTGCGAATACCTTGGCAGGTGCTATTTTATTTGGAGAATGGCAAACGACGAGAGATGTTAGTATTGGAACCATTGCCTTAGTTATTTTGATTTTAGGGGCTAGATTTACAGCCGTAACGGATCACAAAGAAGAGGGGAAAAATCACCAATTGAAAAAAGGGTTGCAAGCCATTGGGATTTCAACAATTGGGTATGCGTTGTATACAATAACTGTTAAAGCAGCAAATGTAGATGCTATGGCAGTTATCTTGCCTCAATCAATAGGGATGCTGATTGGTGCGATTATATTCTCTATTAAACAAGATGTTATGAACAAATATACAGCTCGTAATTTGATTACAGGGTTGCTTTGGGCAATTGGAAATATTTTTATGTTGATTGCTATGAAAAAAATCGGCTTAGCCGTTAGTTTTTCACTTTCTCAAACCGGAATTATTATTTCAACATTAGGTGGAATTTGGTTATTAGGTGAAAAGAAAACCAAACGCGAATTTCGTTATGTTATTATAGGCTGCTTATTAGTGATTGCAGGTGGCATGCTACTAGGATATTTGAAAGCGTAG
- a CDS encoding NAD(P)/FAD-dependent oxidoreductase, giving the protein MTNPHVIVVGGGTSGMMAAIAAAENNAKVTVIEKNKKLGRKLLVTGGGRCNVTNNRDADEIIQHIPGNGRFLYSAFHQFDNYDIINFFESNGVRLKEEDHGRMFPVTDKSKTILEALQTKMEQLGVDIITENPVETVLYSEDAVTGVLLLDGRTLTADKVILSTGGRAMPRTGSTGDGYKWAKKAGHTLKTLYPTEAPILSDEPFIQDKTLQGLSLRNVALSVLNKKEKIVITHQMDMIFTHFGVSGPAALRCSMFVHQTMNRDKSEEVTMKLDVLPDLSLGQVEQELQKLLKNDGDKSLKNALKGLVFERYLLFCFQRLNLDENMPLKQLTVDQLKAFCSFLKDFRFTANGTHPLEKAFVTGGGINTKEINPKTMESKFKNGLYFTGEILDVNGYTGGYNITAAFVTGRIAGMHAALD; this is encoded by the coding sequence ATGACGAACCCCCACGTAATCGTTGTTGGCGGTGGCACAAGTGGCATGATGGCTGCTATTGCTGCTGCAGAAAACAATGCAAAAGTGACTGTAATTGAAAAAAATAAAAAATTAGGACGCAAACTACTTGTAACAGGTGGCGGACGTTGTAATGTAACCAATAATCGTGATGCCGACGAAATCATTCAGCATATCCCTGGCAATGGTCGCTTTTTATATAGCGCTTTTCACCAATTTGATAACTATGATATTATCAATTTCTTTGAATCAAATGGCGTTCGTTTAAAAGAAGAAGATCACGGCAGAATGTTTCCCGTTACAGATAAATCAAAAACGATCCTAGAAGCATTGCAAACAAAAATGGAACAATTAGGTGTTGACATTATTACTGAAAATCCAGTAGAAACCGTTCTTTATAGTGAAGATGCTGTCACTGGTGTCCTTCTACTTGATGGCCGTACTTTAACAGCGGACAAAGTGATTTTATCCACCGGTGGTCGCGCCATGCCACGGACAGGTTCAACTGGAGATGGCTACAAATGGGCTAAAAAAGCAGGGCATACACTAAAGACGCTTTACCCAACCGAAGCCCCTATTTTATCTGACGAACCCTTTATTCAAGATAAAACTCTTCAAGGATTATCTTTGCGTAATGTAGCATTAAGTGTTTTAAATAAAAAAGAAAAAATCGTTATCACCCACCAAATGGATATGATTTTTACCCATTTTGGAGTTTCTGGTCCAGCAGCCTTGCGTTGTTCGATGTTTGTTCATCAGACAATGAATCGCGATAAATCGGAAGAAGTAACCATGAAACTAGATGTACTCCCAGATTTAAGCCTAGGTCAAGTTGAACAAGAACTTCAAAAACTACTAAAAAACGATGGCGATAAAAGTCTAAAAAATGCGTTAAAAGGACTGGTCTTTGAGCGCTATTTACTTTTCTGTTTCCAACGCTTAAACTTAGATGAAAATATGCCTTTAAAACAATTAACGGTTGACCAACTAAAAGCTTTTTGCAGTTTCTTAAAAGATTTTCGTTTTACAGCTAACGGAACACATCCTTTAGAAAAAGCTTTTGTCACAGGTGGCGGAATCAACACAAAAGAAATCAATCCCAAAACGATGGAAAGTAAATTCAAAAACGGGTTGTACTTTACGGGTGAAATCCTCGACGTCAATGGTTACACCGGCGGTTATAATATTACGGCTGCTTTTGTAACTGGACGCATTGCAGGAATGCACGCTGCACTAGATTAA
- a CDS encoding effector binding domain-containing protein encodes MSFKVTESPEILIVGASAPITVPSNPSGFPDMSNKKLEQLADFKNIKALVVNDALDNHFYAVNNASSGKPSYLVGVKSNRAIPNQESFLLPAGHYAIFTKTVKNRLEADQFIGASYGEVYQSEEFQINGAINLEVVDGFIQESPVVEFSVWIPVLAKTAPL; translated from the coding sequence ATGTCATTCAAAGTTACTGAATCTCCAGAGATACTAATTGTTGGAGCATCAGCTCCAATTACAGTACCAAGCAATCCAAGTGGATTTCCGGATATGAGTAATAAGAAATTAGAACAACTTGCCGATTTTAAAAACATTAAAGCACTGGTTGTGAACGATGCACTGGATAACCATTTTTATGCAGTTAATAATGCGAGTTCTGGTAAACCGAGTTATTTAGTTGGTGTCAAGTCAAATAGAGCAATTCCAAATCAGGAAAGTTTCTTGTTGCCTGCTGGACACTATGCTATTTTTACGAAGACTGTTAAAAATCGTCTTGAAGCCGATCAATTTATCGGTGCTTCTTATGGAGAAGTTTATCAATCAGAAGAGTTTCAAATCAATGGGGCTATTAATTTAGAAGTAGTTGATGGGTTTATTCAAGAGTCCCCCGTTGTTGAATTTTCAGTTTGGATTCCAGTTTTGGCTAAAACAGCACCCTTATAA
- the murA gene encoding UDP-N-acetylglucosamine 1-carboxyvinyltransferase: MEKIIVRGGKRLEGTVKVEGAKNAVLPILAATILASVGESKLTNVPTLSDVYTINEVLHHLNLDVAFNEKNKEVQINATHDLNFEAPFEYVSKMRASIVVMGPLLARLGHAKVALPGGCAIGTRPIDLHLKGFEAMGARVHIENGYIEAFADELVGARIYLDFPSVGATQNIMMAATLAKGTTTIENVAREPEIVDLANFLNRMGAKVVGAGTETIRIEGVAELTGVEHSIIPDRIEAGTFMIAAAMTQGNVLVEDAVAEHNKPLISKLKEMNVTIIEEENGLRIIGPEKLKATDVKTMPHPGFPTDMQAQMTAIQLMAEGTSTMTETVFENRYMHMEELRRMNAQFKVEGQSLVIYGPTKLQGAEVAATDLRAAAALILSGLCSEGYTRVTHLEYLDRGYFEFHKKLQALGADVERINEEEEHLLKEAELDQIFAS, from the coding sequence TAATTGTTCGTGGCGGGAAACGTCTTGAAGGAACAGTTAAAGTAGAGGGTGCTAAAAATGCTGTTTTACCAATTTTAGCAGCAACAATTTTAGCAAGTGTTGGAGAAAGCAAGCTGACAAACGTTCCAACTTTATCAGATGTATACACAATCAATGAAGTATTACACCACTTAAACTTAGACGTAGCATTTAATGAAAAAAATAAAGAAGTTCAAATTAATGCAACACATGATTTGAATTTTGAAGCACCTTTTGAATATGTAAGCAAAATGCGTGCATCAATTGTTGTAATGGGTCCACTACTAGCACGTTTAGGACATGCAAAAGTAGCGTTACCTGGTGGTTGTGCGATTGGCACAAGACCAATTGATTTACATTTAAAAGGCTTTGAAGCGATGGGTGCGCGAGTACATATCGAAAATGGCTATATTGAAGCCTTTGCCGATGAATTAGTAGGCGCTCGTATTTACCTTGATTTCCCAAGTGTAGGAGCAACTCAAAACATCATGATGGCTGCAACATTAGCTAAAGGCACTACTACAATCGAAAACGTAGCTAGAGAGCCAGAAATTGTGGATCTTGCGAACTTCTTAAACCGAATGGGAGCAAAAGTAGTCGGAGCGGGTACAGAAACGATTAGAATTGAAGGCGTTGCAGAATTAACAGGCGTTGAACATTCAATTATTCCTGACCGTATTGAAGCTGGAACCTTTATGATTGCAGCAGCAATGACTCAAGGAAATGTTTTGGTGGAAGATGCAGTTGCAGAACATAATAAACCATTAATTTCAAAATTAAAAGAAATGAATGTAACCATTATTGAAGAAGAAAACGGACTACGTATTATTGGTCCTGAAAAACTAAAAGCAACGGATGTAAAAACAATGCCTCATCCTGGTTTTCCAACAGATATGCAAGCTCAAATGACGGCAATTCAATTAATGGCTGAAGGAACAAGTACGATGACTGAAACCGTTTTTGAAAATCGTTACATGCATATGGAAGAATTACGTCGTATGAATGCTCAATTTAAAGTTGAAGGACAATCTCTTGTTATTTATGGTCCAACAAAACTTCAAGGTGCTGAAGTAGCAGCAACGGATTTAAGAGCAGCAGCAGCTTTGATTTTAAGTGGTTTATGTTCAGAAGGTTACACTCGAGTAACTCATTTAGAGTACTTGGATCGTGGTTACTTTGAATTCCATAAAAAATTACAAGCATTGGGTGCTGATGTTGAGCGTATCAATGAAGAAGAAGAACATTTGCTAAAAGAAGCAGAACTTGATCAAATTTTTGCATCATAA
- a CDS encoding rod shape-determining protein — protein MAKDIGIDLGTANVLIHVKGKGIVLNEPAVVAVDTATNQVLAVGEEAYRMVGRTPGNIRAIRPLEDGVIADFDITEAMLSYFIDKLNVKGFLSKPNILICCPTNITSIEQKAIIQAAEKSGGKNVYLEEEPKVAAIGAGMDIFQPSGNMVIDIGGGTSDIAVLSMGDIVTSRSLKLAGDKLDSEITQYVKKKYKLLIGERTAESIKIEIGTVFPNNRDDSMDVRGRDMVSGLPRTITITSAEVQEALNESMMLIVQQAKDVLEQTPPELSADIIDRGVILTGGGALLDGIDQLFAEELKVPVFAAEHPLDAVALGTGILLENINKKRR, from the coding sequence ATGGCGAAAGATATTGGGATAGATTTAGGGACAGCAAATGTATTGATTCATGTGAAAGGCAAGGGGATTGTTTTAAATGAACCTGCTGTAGTAGCTGTTGATACAGCAACAAATCAAGTGCTAGCTGTGGGAGAAGAAGCATATCGTATGGTTGGGCGTACCCCAGGAAATATTCGTGCGATTCGTCCCCTAGAAGACGGGGTCATTGCTGATTTTGATATTACTGAAGCAATGCTTTCATATTTTATTGATAAATTAAACGTAAAAGGGTTTTTATCAAAACCAAACATTTTAATCTGCTGTCCTACAAATATTACTTCAATTGAGCAAAAAGCCATTATTCAAGCTGCTGAAAAAAGCGGTGGTAAAAATGTGTACCTTGAAGAAGAGCCAAAAGTAGCAGCAATCGGTGCTGGAATGGATATTTTCCAACCTAGCGGCAATATGGTCATTGATATCGGCGGAGGAACAAGTGACATTGCAGTTCTTTCAATGGGAGACATCGTAACAAGTCGTTCACTTAAACTAGCTGGTGATAAATTAGACAGCGAAATCACTCAATATGTCAAGAAAAAATACAAATTGTTGATTGGTGAACGTACTGCGGAATCTATTAAAATTGAAATTGGGACAGTTTTCCCTAACAATCGTGATGACTCAATGGACGTTAGAGGTCGTGATATGGTAAGTGGTTTACCAAGAACGATTACCATCACTTCAGCAGAAGTCCAAGAAGCTTTGAATGAATCAATGATGTTGATTGTTCAACAAGCAAAAGATGTTCTAGAGCAAACGCCTCCTGAATTATCAGCAGACATCATCGATCGTGGTGTCATTTTAACAGGTGGTGGAGCGTTATTAGATGGAATTGACCAGTTATTTGCAGAAGAGCTTAAAGTTCCAGTATTTGCAGCAGAGCATCCACTAGATGCAGTTGCACTTGGTACAGGTATTTTACTTGAAAATATTAATAAAAAACGTCGTTAA
- a CDS encoding single-stranded DNA-binding protein yields the protein MNQVSMIGRIVREIELQQVGNGSQVVNNTLAIQRMYKKDKKQGADFIPFVAWGPAAKMIADNCEKGVQLGLSGRMQSRTYLNKEDETIFAVELRVEEVSLIFKKRAEETAEVDSRDE from the coding sequence GTGAATCAAGTATCAATGATCGGAAGAATCGTCAGAGAAATCGAATTGCAACAGGTAGGAAATGGAAGTCAGGTCGTCAATAATACGTTAGCCATTCAACGAATGTATAAAAAAGATAAAAAACAAGGAGCGGATTTTATTCCATTTGTGGCATGGGGACCAGCGGCTAAAATGATTGCCGATAATTGTGAAAAAGGTGTTCAACTTGGTTTAAGTGGTCGTATGCAATCGAGAACCTATTTGAATAAAGAAGATGAGACTATTTTTGCAGTAGAACTTCGAGTGGAAGAAGTTAGTTTGATTTTTAAAAAAAGGGCAGAAGAAACGGCAGAAGTAGATAGTAGAGACGAATAA